A stretch of Paludisphaera borealis DNA encodes these proteins:
- a CDS encoding glycosyltransferase family 2 protein — MTLFLAICLALALLPALIFLVNLGAYRPPPLGEPPGAALPLSVLIPARDEELLIGDAVRAVLANQGIEFEVLVLDDHSGDATAEIVEAIASRDDRVRLIAGAALPPGWCGKQYACWALAHEARHPVLVFLDADVRLAPDALGRMSAFLAASGADLASGIPHQETLGFLEKLLIPLIHFVMLGFMPIPSMRRTRMPSLSAGCGQLIVARRDSYFRAGGHAAIRASWHDGLQMPRLFRAAGLRNDLFDATDLAECRLYQTARDVWNGLAKNAGEALAAPRLIVPMTTILLGGQILPFLLIVPAVAGWPRPWSAVEWSLLACAVCAAWLPRFAAVARFRLPLAGAILHPLGVFVLVAIQWYALLRNLLGRPTVWKGRPQPIVHDRETV; from the coding sequence ATGACGCTCTTTCTCGCCATCTGCCTGGCTCTCGCCCTCTTGCCGGCGCTGATTTTCCTGGTCAATCTCGGCGCGTACCGGCCGCCTCCGCTCGGGGAGCCACCGGGGGCCGCCCTGCCCCTCTCGGTCTTGATCCCTGCGCGCGATGAGGAGCTTCTGATCGGCGATGCGGTCCGCGCCGTGCTGGCGAACCAGGGGATTGAATTCGAAGTGCTGGTCCTCGACGACCATTCGGGAGACGCGACGGCCGAGATCGTCGAAGCCATCGCGAGCCGGGACGACCGGGTTCGCCTGATCGCGGGGGCCGCGCTTCCGCCGGGCTGGTGCGGCAAGCAGTACGCCTGCTGGGCGCTGGCTCACGAGGCGCGTCATCCCGTATTGGTCTTCCTCGACGCCGACGTTCGGCTCGCGCCCGACGCGCTGGGGCGGATGTCGGCGTTTCTGGCGGCGAGCGGGGCCGATCTCGCCAGCGGGATTCCCCACCAGGAGACGTTGGGATTTCTGGAGAAGCTGCTGATTCCGCTGATCCACTTCGTCATGCTAGGCTTCATGCCGATCCCGAGCATGAGACGCACGCGGATGCCGTCGCTGTCGGCCGGCTGCGGCCAGCTTATCGTCGCCCGCCGCGATTCGTACTTCCGCGCCGGGGGACACGCGGCGATCCGCGCGTCGTGGCACGACGGCCTCCAGATGCCTCGACTGTTCCGCGCGGCCGGTCTGAGGAACGATCTCTTCGACGCCACCGACCTGGCCGAATGCCGGCTCTACCAGACCGCCCGCGACGTCTGGAACGGCCTCGCCAAGAACGCCGGCGAAGCCCTCGCGGCACCGCGCCTGATCGTGCCGATGACGACCATCTTGCTGGGCGGTCAGATTCTCCCGTTTCTGCTGATCGTTCCGGCCGTCGCCGGCTGGCCCCGACCATGGAGCGCGGTCGAGTGGAGCCTCCTGGCATGCGCCGTCTGCGCCGCCTGGCTGCCTCGATTCGCCGCCGTCGCTCGCTTCCGCCTACCGCTCGCCGGCGCGATCCTCCACCCCCTTGGCGTCTTCGTCCTCGTGGCCATCCAGTGGTACGCCCTGCTCCGCAACCTCCTCGGCCGCCCGACCGTCTGGAAAGGCCGGCCGCAGCCGATCGTCCATGATCGCGAGACGGTTTGA
- a CDS encoding phytoene desaturase family protein yields MSKSERIGVVGGGLGGLASACTLAARGYDVVLFEKNPWLGGKAAVLTEGGYRFDMGPTILLMPSVLAKIFAEAGRDLKDELDLIPLDPQWRSFFDDGATLDLHADVAAMASTLDAFAPGGAASAGYRGFLDLSERLDDISRRYYFWRSIGSVRDMFDPSATFNLSTLGDLIAMRPWSTMGATIRSYARDPRVAQMLDHFTQYVGSAPDLSPTVLCGIARMQTGEGVWYPRGGTRAVADALVRLAGDLGVEFVVGASVDSIATDAEGRVEGVDLDDGRRIPLGAVVSNSDSVRTHRELLAGRPAASRFERRRRYEPACSGVVMYLGLDRRYEQLLHHNFVFSRDPHEEFDFIYRKGEPAPDPTCYLCAPAATDPDVAPEGGEALYVLVHTPYLRSHHDWDALYPAYRRTILDKLAKTAGMTDLESRIKVERRLTPQDIHDRYRVLDGAIYGLASHGRLNGAFKPANRSPDVPGLYLAGGAAHPGPGMPMVLMSGWIAADALDQDGVVERRGGAVSLDANSSAHTAVS; encoded by the coding sequence ATGAGCAAGTCGGAACGCATCGGGGTCGTCGGCGGCGGGCTGGGCGGGCTGGCCTCGGCCTGCACGCTGGCCGCGCGCGGGTACGACGTCGTCCTGTTCGAGAAGAACCCCTGGCTCGGCGGCAAGGCGGCCGTCCTGACCGAGGGCGGCTACCGGTTCGACATGGGGCCGACGATCCTGCTGATGCCCTCCGTCCTGGCGAAGATCTTCGCCGAGGCCGGGCGCGACCTCAAGGACGAGCTGGACCTGATCCCGCTCGACCCCCAGTGGCGGTCGTTCTTCGACGACGGCGCGACCCTCGACCTGCACGCCGACGTCGCCGCCATGGCCTCGACCCTCGACGCGTTCGCCCCCGGCGGCGCGGCGTCGGCGGGCTATCGCGGTTTCCTCGACCTCTCGGAGCGGCTCGACGACATCTCGCGACGCTATTACTTCTGGCGGTCGATCGGGTCGGTCCGCGATATGTTCGATCCCTCGGCCACCTTCAACCTCTCGACCCTCGGCGACCTCATTGCCATGCGGCCGTGGAGCACGATGGGCGCGACGATCCGGAGCTATGCGCGCGACCCGCGCGTCGCCCAGATGCTCGACCACTTCACGCAGTACGTCGGCTCGGCGCCGGACCTCTCGCCGACGGTCCTTTGCGGCATCGCGCGGATGCAGACCGGCGAGGGCGTCTGGTATCCGCGTGGCGGAACCCGCGCCGTTGCCGACGCTCTGGTTCGCCTGGCCGGCGACCTGGGCGTCGAGTTCGTCGTCGGCGCGTCGGTCGATTCGATTGCGACCGACGCGGAAGGCCGCGTCGAGGGCGTCGACCTCGACGACGGCCGGCGCATTCCGCTCGGGGCGGTGGTCTCGAACAGCGACTCGGTCCGGACCCATCGCGAACTGCTCGCCGGCCGCCCCGCCGCTTCGCGGTTCGAGCGCCGGCGACGCTACGAGCCGGCCTGCTCGGGCGTCGTGATGTACCTCGGCCTCGACCGCCGCTACGAGCAATTGCTCCACCATAACTTCGTCTTCTCACGCGATCCGCACGAGGAGTTCGACTTCATCTACCGCAAGGGCGAGCCGGCCCCCGACCCGACCTGCTACCTCTGCGCGCCGGCGGCCACCGACCCCGACGTCGCGCCCGAAGGGGGCGAGGCGCTTTACGTCCTGGTTCACACGCCCTATCTGCGGTCGCATCACGACTGGGATGCGCTCTATCCCGCGTACCGCCGGACCATCCTCGACAAACTCGCGAAGACCGCCGGGATGACGGACCTCGAAAGCCGGATCAAGGTCGAACGCCGGCTGACGCCTCAAGACATCCACGACCGTTACCGCGTGCTCGACGGCGCGATCTACGGCCTGGCCAGCCACGGTCGGCTCAACGGGGCGTTCAAACCGGCGAATCGCAGCCCGGACGTCCCGGGGCTTTATCTCGCCGGTGGCGCCGCGCACCCCGGACCCGGAATGCCGATGGTCCTGATGTCGGGCTGGATTGCGGCCGACGCCCTCGATCAAGACGGGGTCGTCGAACGCCGGGGCGGGGCGGTTTCCCTAGACGCCAACTCCTCCGCGCACACGGCCGTCTCATGA
- a CDS encoding lysophospholipid acyltransferase family protein, with translation MTSRSLDALPRRSARLFRGFRKYARRYISKNFHAMRIDAGGTLPDLPDGPLIVAMNHPSWWDPLTAVVLSGLMPDARAHYAPMDAGGLAQYRFMEWLGIFGIELGTTRGSLVFLRKCNAVLARPESVLWITAQGRFADVRDRPTRLKVGIGHLLHRASRVSVVPLAIEYPFWNDRLPELLVRFGPLIDVGDGAAESSEGWTRRIESALEAVQNHLAESACRRDPEAFNVLIGGTAGVGGFYDVGRRFLAAIRGKPFIADHQAHQPTGESQP, from the coding sequence ATGACGTCGCGATCGCTCGACGCTCTGCCACGCCGATCGGCGCGACTCTTTCGCGGCTTCCGCAAGTACGCTCGACGCTACATCAGCAAGAACTTCCACGCGATGCGGATCGACGCGGGCGGAACCTTGCCGGACCTGCCCGACGGCCCTTTGATCGTCGCGATGAATCACCCCTCGTGGTGGGACCCGTTGACGGCGGTCGTGCTCTCCGGACTGATGCCGGATGCGCGGGCGCACTACGCCCCGATGGACGCGGGCGGGCTGGCGCAATATCGGTTCATGGAGTGGCTGGGGATCTTCGGGATCGAGCTGGGAACCACGCGCGGGAGCCTCGTCTTTCTCCGGAAGTGCAACGCCGTCCTCGCCAGGCCCGAGTCGGTGTTGTGGATCACCGCCCAGGGGCGGTTCGCCGACGTTCGCGACCGACCGACCCGCCTCAAGGTAGGGATTGGCCACCTGCTCCATCGCGCGTCGCGCGTCTCGGTCGTTCCGCTGGCGATTGAGTACCCGTTCTGGAACGATCGGCTCCCCGAGCTGCTCGTGCGGTTCGGTCCGCTCATAGACGTCGGCGATGGGGCGGCGGAATCGTCGGAAGGCTGGACCCGACGCATCGAATCGGCCCTCGAAGCCGTGCAGAATCACCTCGCCGAATCGGCTTGCCGTCGCGATCCCGAGGCCTTCAACGTCTTGATCGGCGGAACGGCGGGCGTCGGCGGCTTCTATGACGTCGGCCGCAGATTCCTGGCGGCGATTCGCGGCAAGCCGTTCATCGCCGACCACCAAGCCCACCAACCGACCGGCGAATCCCAACCATGA